One window from the genome of Pseudomonas frederiksbergensis encodes:
- a CDS encoding UTRA domain-containing protein codes for MRVETTKAVTTIGQVLQEQLDHGLLAPGSKLPAERKLSELFGTTRITVREALLQLEAQGQIYREERRGWFVSPPRLAYNLMQRSHFHAMVAAQGRVPSTQVISARLQPASAAVCAWLQLPALSSVIQICRTRRIDERLVLYVEHYLNPAYFPGILEFDLNQSMTELYARHYDLHYGRVKFEIVPTSLQPEAAAALKVSVGSPGLRIARVNYDQHQRLIDCDLEFWRHDAIHVGVDVPEQPV; via the coding sequence ATGCGCGTTGAGACAACCAAAGCGGTGACAACTATCGGGCAGGTCCTGCAAGAGCAACTTGACCACGGCTTGCTGGCGCCGGGTAGCAAGTTGCCGGCCGAACGCAAGTTGAGCGAGTTGTTCGGGACCACCCGGATCACCGTGCGTGAGGCTTTGTTGCAGCTCGAAGCCCAAGGGCAGATTTACCGGGAGGAGCGCCGGGGCTGGTTTGTCTCGCCGCCACGGCTGGCTTACAACCTGATGCAGCGTAGCCATTTCCACGCGATGGTCGCTGCCCAGGGGCGGGTGCCGTCTACCCAGGTGATCTCGGCCCGCCTGCAACCTGCTTCGGCGGCGGTCTGCGCCTGGTTGCAACTGCCGGCGTTGTCCAGCGTCATCCAGATCTGTCGAACCCGGCGCATCGATGAGCGACTGGTGCTGTACGTCGAACACTACCTGAACCCGGCGTATTTCCCGGGCATCCTTGAATTTGACCTTAACCAGTCGATGACTGAGCTGTATGCGCGTCATTACGACCTGCATTACGGTCGGGTGAAGTTCGAGATCGTGCCCACCTCGCTACAACCTGAAGCGGCAGCGGCATTGAAAGTATCGGTTGGCAGCCCCGGGCTTCGGATTGCACGGGTCAACTACGACCAGCATCAACGGCTGATCGATTGCGATCTTGAGTTCTGGCGGCACGATGCAATCCACGTCGGCGTGGACGTGCCGGAACAACCCGTCTGA